A stretch of the bacterium genome encodes the following:
- a CDS encoding aconitate hydratase — MVRVESTPEFVAEAYRKMDERIAVVRKRLGRPLTLAEKHIFGHLDDPHTEDLVPGKSYLQLRPDRVAMQDATAQMALLQFMSAGLKSVAVPSTVHCDHLIQARVGASEDLQNAVVTNKEVYDFLRSVSQKYNIGFWKPGAGIIHQVVLEQYAFPGGMMIGTDSHTPNAGGLAMFASGVGGADAVDVMAGLPWEVLFPKRIGVHLKGRMNGWASPKDIILVVLGILTVKGGTNAVIEYFGDGAESISATGKGTICNMGAELGATTSVFAYDAPMERYLRATDRAKLAELANQYRHLVTMDEEIYKAPEKYFDRVLEIDLSKLEPYVVGPHSPDAARPISELKKAAKENGWPIKLTNALIGSCTNSSYEDISRAAVIADQAAAHGKQAAIPLYVTPGSEQVFRTIKRDGQMQRLEKIGAMVLANACGPCIGQWKRDDVGSEEANSIISSYNRNFPGRNDGSPHTLSFLTSPEITVAYSLAGTLDFDPLHDVVPGLGVKLTPPAPQPDLPAKGYVRDTEGYIAPASGDVEVIVDPKSDRLQILEPFEPWNGKDYLDLPLLLKAKGKCTTDHISPAGKWLKYRGHLDNISNNMFSGAINAFDGERGTITHPLTGARKVETSKAARDIKAQGQKWVVVGDENYGEGSSREHAAMSPRLLGCAAVITRSFARIHQSNLKKQGILPLTFQNPDDYEKIQEGDKISLLELASLAPGKPVQMIAKHADGSSDSMLLDHTLNSEQIAWFKAGSALNLLRAKAK, encoded by the coding sequence ATGGTTCGCGTTGAGTCTACGCCCGAGTTTGTCGCCGAAGCCTACCGCAAAATGGATGAACGAATTGCCGTCGTCCGCAAACGTCTGGGCCGCCCGCTGACCTTGGCCGAAAAACACATCTTCGGCCACCTCGATGATCCCCACACCGAAGACCTCGTCCCCGGCAAGTCTTACTTACAGCTCCGCCCTGACCGCGTCGCCATGCAGGACGCAACCGCTCAGATGGCCCTCCTGCAGTTTATGTCTGCCGGCCTCAAGAGCGTGGCAGTCCCCTCGACTGTGCACTGCGACCACCTGATTCAAGCGCGGGTTGGTGCCAGCGAAGATTTGCAGAACGCGGTGGTGACCAACAAGGAAGTCTACGATTTTCTGCGCAGCGTCTCGCAAAAGTATAATATCGGATTCTGGAAACCCGGCGCCGGCATCATTCATCAAGTCGTCCTCGAGCAGTATGCGTTTCCCGGCGGCATGATGATCGGCACCGACTCCCACACGCCCAATGCGGGCGGTCTGGCCATGTTCGCCTCGGGCGTCGGTGGCGCAGATGCGGTGGATGTGATGGCGGGGCTGCCGTGGGAGGTGCTCTTCCCGAAACGCATCGGCGTGCATCTGAAAGGCAGGATGAACGGCTGGGCCTCGCCGAAGGACATCATTCTGGTTGTCCTCGGAATTCTCACGGTCAAGGGCGGCACCAACGCCGTCATTGAATACTTCGGTGACGGAGCCGAGTCCATTTCGGCCACCGGCAAAGGCACCATCTGCAACATGGGCGCGGAACTCGGTGCCACCACATCCGTTTTCGCCTACGATGCCCCGATGGAACGCTACCTGCGCGCCACTGACCGCGCGAAACTCGCCGAACTCGCCAATCAATATCGTCATCTCGTGACGATGGACGAAGAAATCTACAAAGCTCCCGAGAAGTATTTCGACCGCGTGCTTGAAATTGACCTGAGCAAACTCGAGCCTTACGTTGTCGGGCCGCATTCACCGGATGCCGCGCGCCCGATTTCCGAATTGAAAAAAGCCGCCAAAGAGAACGGCTGGCCCATCAAGCTGACGAACGCGCTGATTGGCTCCTGCACCAATTCGTCTTATGAAGACATCTCACGCGCCGCCGTCATCGCGGATCAGGCCGCCGCACACGGCAAGCAAGCCGCGATCCCGCTGTATGTCACTCCCGGCAGCGAGCAGGTCTTCCGCACAATCAAACGCGACGGCCAGATGCAGCGACTCGAAAAAATCGGCGCAATGGTGCTGGCCAATGCTTGTGGTCCCTGCATCGGCCAGTGGAAGCGTGACGACGTCGGGAGCGAAGAAGCAAACTCGATTATTTCTTCTTACAATCGCAACTTCCCGGGCCGCAATGACGGCTCGCCGCACACGCTGTCCTTCCTCACCAGTCCTGAAATTACTGTCGCCTATTCGCTGGCCGGCACACTCGATTTTGATCCGCTGCACGATGTGGTGCCGGGCCTCGGTGTCAAGCTGACACCTCCCGCTCCGCAGCCGGATCTGCCCGCAAAAGGCTACGTGCGCGACACCGAAGGGTACATTGCTCCCGCCAGCGGAGACGTGGAAGTCATCGTGGATCCCAAGTCGGATCGTCTGCAGATTCTTGAACCATTCGAGCCGTGGAACGGCAAGGACTATCTGGATCTGCCGCTGCTGTTGAAGGCCAAAGGCAAGTGCACGACGGACCACATCTCGCCGGCCGGCAAGTGGCTGAAATATCGCGGTCATCTCGACAACATCTCCAACAACATGTTCAGCGGCGCCATCAATGCCTTCGACGGCGAGCGCGGCACCATCACGCATCCGTTGACTGGAGCAAGGAAAGTCGAAACTTCCAAGGCCGCGCGCGATATCAAGGCGCAAGGACAGAAGTGGGTCGTCGTCGGGGATGAGAACTACGGAGAAGGCTCCTCGCGCGAACACGCCGCCATGTCACCGCGTTTGCTCGGCTGTGCGGCTGTGATTACCCGCAGCTTTGCGCGGATTCATCAGTCCAATCTCAAGAAGCAGGGAATTCTTCCATTGACCTTCCAGAATCCTGATGACTACGAGAAGATTCAGGAAGGCGACAAGATTTCTCTCTTGGAACTCGCTTCTTTGGCTCCCGGCAAACCGGTTCAGATGATTGCCAAGCACGCGGATGGTTCTTCAGACTCGATGCTGCTGGACCATACGCTGAACAGCGAACAAATCGCCTGGTTCAAGGCAGGCAGTGCGCTGAATCTGCTGCGCGCGAAAGCCAAGTAA
- a CDS encoding DMT family protein codes for MLQTTLLTVSLLLASNIFMTFAWYGHLKFRAAPLWSVVLASWGIAFFEYCLQVPANRYGYKHFSGAELKTMQEVITLAVFCAFSVFYLKEPITPKILGGFTLIIAGAALIFHK; via the coding sequence ATGCTGCAAACCACTTTGCTGACGGTCAGCCTGCTGCTGGCCTCGAACATCTTCATGACCTTCGCATGGTACGGGCACCTGAAGTTTCGCGCGGCACCGCTGTGGAGCGTCGTGCTCGCAAGCTGGGGTATCGCGTTCTTCGAATACTGTCTGCAGGTTCCCGCGAACCGTTACGGCTACAAGCACTTTTCCGGCGCGGAGCTGAAGACGATGCAGGAAGTGATTACACTGGCGGTGTTCTGCGCGTTTTCAGTTTTCTATTTGAAAGAGCCAATTACGCCGAAGATTCTCGGTGGATTCACGCTGATTATCGCTGGAGCCGCGCTGATTTTTCATAAGTAG
- a CDS encoding T9SS type A sorting domain-containing protein, whose amino-acid sequence MRRVLCCFVCAVFTLMLAADVSAHWVTKNGYEDYAQHMVGVPPMPMRVDGMPDFDQRQDGWTNQFGQWNWCGPVAVGNCLWWFDSKFEMIKCISLPPGSQVRPPALSDHYSLVSALMAAIDDHDPANVIPFITLLGNQSPGGIGALGITPQQMKQMIENYLQLPQVNLHGHYVVRIIWQPTFDHIYREVNLSQDVIILLGFWQMDDAGMWYRIGGHYLTVAGVDSQNAVQTLSLSDPMRDVAELGGGGVVWNGWLIPHMYPPPHAAMVHNDAGNVSHDYYVVAGSGSPGGIISASDYGYDFDPDFWENFTGQNTPDHLQQFSGVYNPNHGVHTEIEAIVVVCPNFDYGDLGMDYPTIDVESCGPAHPLSEKAWLGECVDAEIQPSILNLDMCDDGVHFVNLPWAPGSNVQVDVTVTIGQRYQGEPLYLNAWKDGNIDGDFDDGPLGTPEDDYLPCDEWVIQDVPVAAGLASYTFCDPGVDSIGSYDLVMRFRLTSQPVGRFGYGGYWGGGASNGLGTYDIDWVLGEVEDYVLEDMQLAVNLQSFSALAGNGYVDLSWVTASETDVDYFSIVRTVGESLWTEIVRIPSQGNSSTEHHYTYRDRPLANEQTYTYHLCVCDLSGNIEYLALASATPSETILPTEFALLQNYPNPFNSQTQITYALPLESDVVLTVYNVMGQVIRSLVNAHQQPGTYTVSFDASEFASGIYLYSIKTNQFTETRKMVLIR is encoded by the coding sequence ATGAGAAGAGTGCTATGTTGTTTCGTGTGTGCCGTATTCACGCTTATGCTGGCTGCCGATGTTTCGGCACACTGGGTCACGAAGAACGGTTACGAAGACTACGCACAGCACATGGTCGGTGTGCCGCCAATGCCGATGCGGGTCGATGGCATGCCGGACTTCGATCAGAGGCAAGACGGCTGGACGAATCAGTTCGGACAATGGAACTGGTGCGGACCAGTGGCCGTCGGGAATTGTCTTTGGTGGTTCGACTCCAAGTTCGAAATGATCAAGTGTATTTCGCTGCCGCCCGGCTCACAGGTGCGGCCTCCGGCCCTCAGTGATCACTACAGTTTGGTGAGTGCTCTGATGGCCGCAATTGACGACCACGACCCTGCCAACGTGATCCCTTTCATCACTCTGCTGGGCAATCAATCACCCGGCGGAATCGGTGCACTGGGAATAACGCCGCAGCAGATGAAACAGATGATTGAGAATTATCTGCAGTTGCCGCAAGTGAATCTGCACGGGCACTATGTCGTGCGCATTATCTGGCAGCCGACTTTTGACCACATTTATCGAGAGGTGAATCTTAGTCAGGATGTCATCATCCTGCTGGGGTTCTGGCAGATGGACGACGCCGGCATGTGGTACCGCATCGGCGGACATTACTTGACGGTTGCGGGTGTGGATTCGCAAAACGCCGTGCAGACGCTTTCGCTGAGCGATCCCATGCGTGACGTGGCCGAGTTGGGCGGCGGGGGAGTCGTGTGGAATGGCTGGCTGATTCCGCACATGTATCCGCCTCCGCATGCGGCGATGGTGCACAACGATGCAGGGAACGTGTCCCATGACTACTATGTTGTGGCGGGTTCAGGTTCGCCGGGAGGAATCATTTCGGCGAGTGATTACGGATATGACTTCGATCCGGACTTCTGGGAGAATTTCACCGGCCAGAATACGCCCGACCATCTGCAGCAATTTTCCGGAGTGTACAACCCGAATCACGGAGTGCACACAGAGATCGAGGCAATTGTGGTGGTCTGTCCGAATTTCGATTACGGGGATCTGGGAATGGACTATCCGACAATCGATGTGGAGTCATGCGGCCCGGCGCACCCGCTCTCTGAAAAAGCATGGCTGGGCGAATGCGTGGATGCCGAGATTCAGCCGAGCATACTGAATCTTGACATGTGCGACGACGGTGTTCACTTTGTCAATCTGCCCTGGGCACCGGGTTCGAACGTGCAGGTGGACGTTACCGTTACAATCGGGCAGCGCTATCAAGGTGAACCGCTATACCTCAATGCCTGGAAAGACGGCAATATTGACGGAGACTTCGATGACGGCCCGCTTGGCACGCCGGAGGACGACTATCTGCCGTGCGATGAGTGGGTGATACAGGATGTTCCGGTTGCGGCTGGACTCGCTTCCTACACATTCTGCGATCCGGGAGTGGATTCCATCGGGAGCTATGACTTAGTGATGCGCTTCCGGCTGACGAGTCAACCGGTCGGACGGTTCGGTTATGGCGGCTATTGGGGAGGAGGAGCATCAAACGGACTGGGAACCTATGATATTGACTGGGTGCTCGGCGAAGTTGAGGACTATGTGCTCGAAGACATGCAGCTGGCTGTGAACCTGCAATCATTCTCAGCCCTCGCAGGCAACGGCTATGTAGACCTTTCGTGGGTGACAGCCAGTGAGACCGATGTTGACTACTTCAGCATCGTGCGGACGGTCGGAGAGAGCCTGTGGACGGAAATTGTGCGAATCCCGAGTCAGGGAAACAGCAGCACGGAGCATCACTATACTTATCGTGACCGGCCGCTCGCGAATGAGCAGACGTATACTTATCACCTGTGCGTGTGTGACTTGAGCGGCAATATCGAGTATCTCGCGCTTGCCAGCGCGACTCCCAGCGAAACGATCCTCCCGACCGAGTTCGCTTTGCTGCAGAATTATCCGAATCCGTTCAACTCGCAGACACAGATCACTTATGCGCTGCCGCTTGAGAGCGATGTCGTTTTGACTGTCTACAACGTCATGGGACAGGTCATCAGGTCGCTGGTGAACGCGCATCAGCAGCCGGGTACCTACACCGTGAGCTTTGACGCGTCCGAGTTCGCGTCTGGTATTTATCTCTATTCGATAAAGACGAATCAATTCACCGAGACCCGCAAGATGGTTTTGATCAGATAG
- a CDS encoding VOC family protein — translation MAESIHPQVRIGHVHLKVADLDRALEFYCGALGFDLVQRMGRDAAFISAGGYHHHIGLNTWHSKGGTPPPRSHTGLYHVAILYPTRASLADALKRLMAANIALDGASDHGVSEALYLHDPDHNGLELYWDRPEAEWPRDSGGNLRMVVDPLDLDDLLSTSP, via the coding sequence ATGGCCGAGTCGATTCATCCGCAGGTTCGGATCGGACACGTGCATTTGAAAGTTGCGGACCTCGACCGTGCTCTCGAGTTCTACTGCGGTGCGCTCGGCTTCGACCTTGTGCAGCGAATGGGCAGGGATGCGGCGTTCATTTCCGCCGGCGGCTATCATCATCACATCGGTCTCAATACGTGGCACAGCAAAGGCGGTACTCCCCCGCCCCGCTCGCACACCGGACTCTATCACGTGGCGATTCTTTATCCTACTCGCGCGAGTCTTGCCGATGCTTTGAAACGCTTGATGGCTGCCAACATCGCGCTGGACGGTGCCTCCGACCACGGCGTGAGCGAAGCGCTCTACCTGCACGACCCCGACCACAACGGCCTTGAACTCTATTGGGACAGACCGGAGGCCGAATGGCCGCGCGACTCCGGGGGCAACTTACGAATGGTAGTCGATCCGCTTGACTTAGATGACTTGCTGTCGACATCGCCGTAA
- a CDS encoding patatin-like phospholipase family protein yields the protein MRLLRPLLAGLIIVMSVSLSRAEGTGFALALSGGGSRGFAHIGVLQALEEEGLIPDLIVGSSIGAIVGGLYAAGYTPQELREIAVTTDWNKLFLDQPKRRNLVLAQKENMGRALLTLRFRGFVPEVPLAVSSGQDLYDYLFDLEQRARYRAWNNFDDLPVKFRTVATDIVHGEPYVFDRGSLAEAMRASSSLPLVYIPYPLEDRLFVDGGVTENIPVELARRTGARLVLAVDLSSNVNPDERIDQPWKIADRVTTILQYDQNEASRLAADIVISPDIGNRSSTDFSGVEYLIIEGYVSTKRVIPRLRELLADKQITPLPRFAASRNGLPVSQRTLEEFEASDTSKSIHATERVIHDGVTVFPDSLIQNLPPADVAKIYRDRGYTLARPVELRRAPDGALYCLWNEGRLTSITVDGLSNRRSFPVRRDFPIREGELFDAKRARRGISQLQGTERFDLVTLAPEATDTATTLKIRVVERATPQLRVGAGFSTDRKGRGFLEFVHDNLGPVGGRATLFGKYGELDETIYFERRWNSIFRKHLTAEFRASWDREEHRVFDSNHEPISTFTFERLGTEAWAGGGFRRWGELSAGLGYTDYSAAGAVDDEKANLLWTGLRTHVDTQDRSPFPRRGILLRSQYLLSLRASNEELVNRLTAKFTGHYPLEHRLILGLRGSYAWNDFQLPLWGQHPFGGEHEMPGLHYGERFGNSKLSVQTELRYDLLSRLLADAYLSLLYSVGGVTQTSVPAPAAQDYRQSIGLRFSLSTLFGPMWLTASQLLKSEVEQECFHIYLNLGHEF from the coding sequence ATGCGACTGCTTCGCCCGCTCCTTGCGGGACTGATTATTGTGATGAGTGTATCGCTCTCTCGAGCAGAGGGAACGGGCTTCGCGCTCGCGCTGTCAGGCGGCGGGTCGCGCGGATTCGCACATATCGGAGTTTTGCAGGCACTCGAAGAAGAAGGGCTGATTCCCGACCTGATTGTCGGTTCGTCCATTGGCGCAATCGTTGGCGGACTCTACGCTGCCGGTTACACGCCGCAGGAACTGCGTGAAATTGCGGTCACGACCGACTGGAACAAACTCTTCCTCGACCAGCCCAAGCGGCGCAATCTCGTGCTTGCGCAAAAAGAGAATATGGGCCGCGCGCTGCTGACATTGCGTTTCCGAGGTTTCGTTCCGGAAGTTCCCCTCGCTGTGTCCAGCGGACAGGATTTATATGACTACCTCTTCGACCTCGAGCAGCGCGCGCGTTATCGCGCTTGGAATAATTTCGACGACTTGCCGGTCAAGTTTCGCACCGTCGCCACAGATATCGTGCACGGCGAACCGTACGTGTTTGACCGTGGAAGTCTCGCGGAAGCCATGCGCGCCTCGTCGTCACTCCCGCTCGTTTATATCCCCTATCCACTCGAAGACCGCTTGTTCGTGGACGGCGGCGTCACGGAGAACATTCCGGTCGAATTGGCCCGACGCACAGGTGCCAGGCTGGTGTTGGCCGTCGATCTGTCGTCCAACGTAAACCCTGACGAACGCATTGATCAGCCGTGGAAGATAGCCGACCGCGTCACAACCATTCTGCAATATGACCAGAATGAAGCGTCGCGACTCGCCGCAGATATTGTGATATCTCCCGACATCGGCAACCGCTCATCTACGGACTTCTCTGGTGTTGAATACTTAATCATAGAAGGATACGTCAGCACCAAGCGTGTGATCCCAAGGCTTCGCGAGTTATTGGCGGACAAGCAGATAACTCCTCTGCCGCGCTTTGCGGCAAGTCGCAACGGATTGCCGGTCAGCCAGCGTACTCTTGAAGAGTTCGAGGCAAGTGATACTTCGAAGTCGATCCATGCCACCGAGCGTGTGATACACGACGGAGTGACTGTGTTCCCCGACTCTCTCATCCAGAACCTTCCGCCTGCGGACGTGGCAAAGATCTATCGTGACCGAGGCTACACGTTGGCTCGTCCGGTCGAGCTGCGTCGTGCTCCCGACGGCGCGCTCTACTGTCTATGGAATGAGGGCAGACTGACTTCCATCACGGTAGACGGGCTGAGCAACAGGCGCTCGTTTCCTGTCCGGAGAGATTTTCCGATTCGAGAAGGAGAACTATTCGACGCGAAGCGTGCTCGGCGTGGCATCTCTCAGCTGCAGGGCACCGAGCGATTTGATTTGGTCACCCTCGCGCCGGAAGCGACCGACACCGCCACAACGTTGAAGATCCGTGTTGTGGAGCGCGCCACACCACAATTGCGCGTCGGCGCGGGATTTTCAACCGATCGCAAGGGTCGGGGATTTCTCGAGTTTGTGCACGACAACCTCGGCCCCGTCGGCGGCCGCGCAACGCTTTTCGGGAAGTATGGAGAATTGGACGAAACCATCTACTTCGAACGCAGATGGAATTCGATTTTCCGCAAGCATCTTACGGCGGAGTTTCGAGCGAGTTGGGATCGAGAAGAGCACCGCGTGTTTGACTCGAATCACGAACCGATTTCGACATTTACGTTCGAGCGCTTGGGAACAGAAGCTTGGGCGGGTGGCGGGTTTCGCCGCTGGGGAGAGTTGAGTGCAGGCCTCGGCTACACGGATTACAGCGCGGCGGGAGCCGTGGATGACGAAAAGGCCAATCTCCTGTGGACAGGTCTGCGCACACACGTCGACACGCAAGACCGCTCCCCGTTTCCCCGACGCGGAATTCTCCTGCGCAGTCAATATCTGCTCTCGCTCCGTGCCAGCAATGAAGAATTGGTGAATCGATTAACCGCAAAATTCACCGGTCACTATCCACTTGAGCACAGGCTGATATTGGGACTGCGCGGAAGTTATGCTTGGAACGATTTCCAACTGCCGCTCTGGGGGCAGCATCCCTTCGGAGGAGAGCACGAAATGCCCGGACTGCACTATGGCGAACGCTTCGGCAATTCAAAACTTTCGGTGCAGACGGAATTGCGGTATGACCTGCTGTCGCGCCTGCTGGCGGATGCCTATCTGTCATTACTCTATTCGGTCGGTGGCGTGACTCAAACATCGGTCCCCGCACCTGCCGCCCAAGATTACCGCCAGAGCATCGGCCTGCGTTTTTCGCTGTCCACGTTATTCGGTCCGATGTGGCTGACGGCATCGCAGCTCTTAAAGAGCGAAGTCGAGCAGGAGTGTTTTCACATCTACCTGAATCTCGGTCACGAATTTTAG
- a CDS encoding glycosyltransferase codes for MKLSVWTQIGETGITPDFPMHELDSLELFAASAAPISTKAIRLKADAENFAACMNEAARRAESGLLLFLPADLLGLAEGWQKRLLHAAKEFPQARFFYGDYAWRDHNGDAVQLVRSDIGDITEREDWGPAWAVRVDWLNAIGGLDEAHHKAAFYDLLLKSWGDQTRVHIGGALAIVPAPQADAAEQAMKSKLFYPGRGALGGFSYLFMDKETERHTEEVFYAFLKREHAWLEGARTNQPSANSASSKGNGTSTGLCGDNVRVSVVTPVYNRAAFIGKAIESVQSADISDWEYIIVDNGSSDTTRDVVRDYMAKDSRIKLIENDRNIISVSLNLGVRAARGKYIAQLDSDDEHLPHTLRTMAEHLDCNPTWGLAISYYELMDVEGNVLPEFGVIKHEQYNRNNILRRDGAGALRCWHRSVILEFGGFDEGELGHYGEDYDLVLKCGEKYEIGRVHQVCYRYRRHGDNSDVLRSSEMKIRNKTLARLRALERRRKLNGH; via the coding sequence ATGAAACTTTCCGTATGGACTCAAATTGGGGAAACCGGAATCACTCCGGATTTCCCGATGCACGAACTGGACTCACTTGAACTCTTCGCGGCGAGTGCCGCGCCGATTTCGACGAAGGCCATCCGCCTGAAGGCGGATGCCGAAAACTTTGCCGCCTGTATGAACGAAGCCGCGCGGCGAGCGGAGTCGGGGCTGCTGCTGTTTCTGCCTGCCGATTTGCTCGGACTGGCGGAAGGCTGGCAAAAGCGTTTGCTGCACGCGGCAAAAGAGTTTCCTCAGGCGCGCTTCTTTTATGGCGACTATGCGTGGCGCGACCACAACGGTGACGCGGTCCAGCTTGTGCGGTCGGACATCGGCGATATCACCGAACGCGAAGACTGGGGTCCGGCGTGGGCCGTGCGCGTCGACTGGCTGAATGCAATCGGCGGACTCGATGAAGCGCATCACAAGGCCGCATTCTATGACCTGCTGCTGAAGAGTTGGGGTGACCAAACTCGCGTGCACATCGGCGGCGCGTTAGCTATCGTTCCAGCTCCGCAAGCGGACGCCGCCGAACAGGCGATGAAGTCGAAGCTCTTTTATCCCGGGCGCGGTGCATTGGGCGGCTTCTCGTATCTCTTCATGGACAAGGAAACCGAACGGCACACCGAAGAGGTGTTTTATGCCTTTCTTAAACGCGAACACGCGTGGCTGGAAGGCGCGCGAACGAATCAGCCGTCGGCAAACAGCGCGAGCTCGAAAGGCAACGGAACGTCCACAGGTTTGTGCGGGGATAACGTGCGCGTTTCCGTTGTGACGCCCGTCTATAATCGTGCGGCGTTCATCGGGAAAGCCATCGAGTCCGTGCAGTCCGCCGACATCTCCGACTGGGAGTATATCATTGTAGACAATGGATCGTCGGACACTACGCGGGACGTCGTGAGAGACTATATGGCGAAGGATTCGCGCATCAAGCTCATTGAGAACGACCGCAACATTATTTCGGTTTCCTTAAACCTCGGTGTGCGGGCCGCGCGCGGGAAGTACATTGCACAGCTGGACAGCGACGACGAACACCTGCCTCACACTTTGCGCACAATGGCCGAGCATCTCGATTGCAACCCGACGTGGGGGCTGGCCATCAGTTATTACGAACTGATGGACGTGGAGGGCAACGTGCTGCCGGAATTCGGAGTCATCAAACACGAACAATACAACCGCAACAACATCCTGCGCCGCGACGGTGCGGGAGCGCTTCGCTGCTGGCATCGCAGCGTGATTCTCGAATTCGGGGGCTTCGACGAAGGCGAACTGGGCCACTACGGCGAAGACTACGACCTCGTGCTGAAATGCGGAGAGAAGTACGAAATCGGGCGCGTGCATCAGGTGTGCTACCGCTACCGCCGTCACGGGGACAATTCGGACGTGCTGCGCTCTTCAGAGATGAAAATCCGCAATAAGACGCTGGCGCGGCTGCGTGCGCTGGAACGCCGACGCAAACTCAACGGACACTGA
- a CDS encoding tetratricopeptide repeat protein, with protein sequence MRKSTFIAVLFVLASGLIGGCAKQDDGRIPVTTKSARARELFCEGMALCDRFHTDQARAKMQEALEIDPDFALGYLGLACSELRQGVQYESLQQAYDMARPVERRSPPNLTLGVSVLGRSDNDNLRRASKLIDKVSPAERLWIEGLRLSLAGDKAGTIASFRQLADLRPKDPLAHRLLGDCYLRFELPDSAIAAYERALALDSTLVNLYNVLGYEYFAIGNSEVAEKMFKTYAARLPDEPNPCDSYAEFLLRNGRYEEALAWYRKALEIDSGFINSRIGIATILSMLKRTNEARAELAQQKRISTGVSEQLILELAEALTYLYEQDYKGCIKVLEARGKSAHIKSSPIDEANNYDILGEVLSFAGRVDEAEAKLKKSLEIIRGADLQTGYRNQYEIRHRIRTCIYVDIPRKGVECTDRDVQRLELLKKSEADSAGGEALASSLHVIRGLLAHQEHNYSVAVSELKDSGLRSARVSYYIGNSYEMIDDPDAAAEWYRKAAAINRLFDFPHALYYPLAVIALQRINRPIA encoded by the coding sequence ATGCGAAAATCCACTTTTATCGCAGTGTTGTTTGTCCTTGCGAGCGGCTTGATTGGCGGGTGTGCAAAGCAGGATGATGGGCGGATTCCGGTTACGACGAAGTCTGCGCGCGCACGAGAACTATTCTGTGAAGGGATGGCGCTGTGCGACCGCTTTCATACCGACCAAGCGCGGGCCAAGATGCAGGAAGCGCTTGAGATCGATCCCGATTTTGCCCTGGGCTATCTGGGGCTGGCCTGTTCCGAATTGCGGCAAGGCGTGCAGTATGAATCTCTGCAACAGGCGTACGATATGGCGCGCCCCGTAGAACGGAGAAGTCCGCCCAACCTGACGCTCGGTGTTTCGGTACTGGGACGATCCGACAATGACAATTTGCGGCGCGCGAGCAAACTGATCGACAAAGTTTCCCCCGCCGAACGGTTGTGGATCGAGGGGCTGCGTTTGTCGCTGGCCGGTGACAAGGCGGGGACAATCGCAAGTTTCCGGCAACTGGCAGACCTTCGTCCAAAGGATCCTCTGGCACACCGGCTGCTCGGTGACTGTTACCTGCGATTTGAGCTTCCCGACAGCGCGATAGCCGCATACGAACGCGCGCTGGCACTGGATTCAACGCTCGTGAATCTCTATAACGTGCTTGGCTACGAATACTTTGCCATTGGCAACTCCGAAGTAGCGGAGAAGATGTTTAAGACCTATGCTGCGCGGCTTCCCGACGAACCCAATCCGTGTGATTCGTACGCGGAGTTCCTGCTCCGAAACGGCCGCTATGAAGAAGCGCTGGCGTGGTACCGGAAAGCGCTTGAGATTGACTCGGGGTTTATCAACTCGCGGATCGGAATCGCCACAATTCTAAGCATGCTGAAGCGAACAAACGAGGCGCGCGCGGAGCTTGCGCAGCAAAAGAGGATTTCGACGGGAGTTTCGGAGCAGTTAATACTTGAGCTTGCCGAAGCGTTGACCTACCTGTATGAACAGGACTACAAAGGCTGCATCAAGGTTCTTGAAGCTCGCGGAAAATCAGCACACATCAAGTCAAGTCCGATTGACGAGGCGAACAACTACGATATTCTCGGTGAAGTGCTGAGTTTTGCCGGTCGTGTCGATGAGGCAGAAGCGAAACTCAAGAAGTCCCTCGAGATAATCCGCGGAGCGGACTTGCAAACAGGCTACCGCAACCAGTATGAAATCAGACACCGTATCCGGACGTGTATCTACGTAGACATTCCGCGCAAGGGTGTGGAATGCACTGACCGTGATGTGCAACGGCTTGAGTTGCTGAAGAAGAGCGAGGCGGACTCGGCGGGCGGTGAAGCGCTTGCATCGTCCCTTCATGTCATACGCGGGCTGCTCGCGCACCAGGAGCACAATTACAGTGTTGCAGTTTCTGAACTGAAAGACAGCGGTCTAAGGTCGGCGCGTGTGTCATATTATATCGGGAATTCATATGAAATGATAGACGATCCGGACGCTGCAGCCGAATGGTATCGCAAAGCTGCCGCAATCAATCGTCTGTTCGACTTTCCACACGCGCTCTATTATCCGTTGGCGGTTATTGCTCTGCAGAGGATCAATCGTCCGATTGCCTGA